One window of Mesorhizobium loti R88b genomic DNA carries:
- a CDS encoding stage II sporulation protein M: MTLPAGTDAVRQSLASFRQEREADWKAFEALLARVEKRAPRTLSEDELLSLPLLYRSALSSLSVARATSLDSALVAYLEALCLRGYFYLYGARRGLKQRVGDFFLRDWPDAIRDLWRETWVSVGLTVIGAIAAYWLVASDKRWYDAIIAPSLAGGRNPDSSAEVLRTVLYDSGSGHFLSGFAAYLFTHNTQVAILAFALGFAFAVPSVLLILMNGCMLGALFQIYAAKGLGFELGGWLSIHGTTELFAIAIAGAAGMRIGTRIAFPGELTRMAAAAQAGRAAATAMVGVMIMLLFAGLLEGIGRQTITSDATRYAIGGGMLALWIAYFYLVRMVRHGNG, encoded by the coding sequence GTGACGCTGCCCGCCGGCACCGATGCGGTACGCCAGTCGCTGGCGAGCTTCCGCCAGGAGCGCGAAGCCGACTGGAAGGCGTTCGAAGCACTGCTCGCGCGCGTCGAAAAACGCGCGCCGCGCACGCTTTCGGAGGACGAGCTGCTGTCGCTGCCGCTGCTCTACCGTTCGGCGCTGTCTTCGCTTTCGGTGGCCCGGGCGACCTCGCTCGACAGTGCGCTCGTCGCCTATCTCGAAGCGCTTTGCCTGCGCGGCTATTTTTATCTCTACGGCGCACGGCGCGGGCTGAAACAGCGTGTCGGCGATTTCTTCCTGCGCGACTGGCCAGACGCGATCCGCGACCTGTGGCGCGAGACCTGGGTGTCAGTCGGGCTGACGGTGATCGGCGCCATTGCCGCCTACTGGCTGGTCGCCTCCGACAAGCGCTGGTACGACGCCATCATCGCGCCCAGCCTGGCTGGCGGACGCAATCCGGATTCATCCGCCGAGGTGCTGCGCACCGTGCTCTATGACAGCGGCAGCGGTCATTTCCTGTCCGGCTTTGCCGCTTATCTCTTTACCCACAACACGCAAGTCGCGATCCTGGCCTTTGCGCTGGGCTTCGCCTTTGCGGTGCCCAGCGTGCTGCTCATCCTGATGAACGGATGCATGCTGGGCGCGCTGTTCCAGATCTATGCGGCCAAGGGACTGGGTTTCGAGCTTGGCGGCTGGCTGTCGATCCACGGCACCACCGAATTGTTCGCCATCGCGATCGCCGGCGCGGCGGGCATGCGGATCGGCACACGCATCGCCTTTCCGGGCGAACTGACACGGATGGCGGCTGCAGCCCAGGCCGGGCGAGCGGCGGCGACCGCCATGGTCGGTGTCATGATCATGCTTCTGTTTGCCGGCCTGCTCGAAGGCATCGGCCGGCAGACGATCACCAGCGATGCGACGCGCTACGCCATTGGCGGCGGCATGCTGGCGCTGTGGATCGCCTATTTTTACCTGGTGCGGATGGTGCGGCATGGCAACGGCTAG